Proteins encoded in a region of the Clostridium butyricum genome:
- the radA gene encoding DNA repair protein RadA — MKKKTVYRCSNCGFESIKWLGKCPTCNCWNTLDEVVVADKNTKAAKVREATKKPLKKLNEVVSNKSDRIITGINEFDRVMGGGIVKDSISIITARPGAGKSTLLLQISNEVSKRGLKVIYASGEESDSQIKNRADRILDKINENIWVLQETSLDNVLDAIEEIDPDLVIIDSIQTFTMENAMPARAGSPTQTMECANALLNVAKNEKRQRAVIIVGQMTKNDELAGLRALEHLVDTVLIIEDDNDEELRVLVSSKNRFGGIENGFFQMCERGIISIDNPSEFFMTKRDEGEIVSGSALTVIKEGTRSIITEIESLVSKSFTPYPTRIGETLGKDKLNTLISILEQRGGINLFDKNVIIKTTGGIKIREQGINLAVIMSIVSSVKQQGIESNIAFIADVGLTGELKKVPSLESRIKELARMGFRRVYVPKDSFIKKPNIEGIDIVQLKTLANVINHVYA; from the coding sequence ATGAAGAAAAAAACAGTGTATAGATGCTCAAATTGTGGATTCGAAAGCATAAAATGGCTTGGGAAATGTCCTACATGCAATTGTTGGAATACTTTAGATGAAGTTGTTGTTGCTGATAAAAATACTAAAGCAGCAAAAGTAAGGGAAGCAACTAAAAAGCCATTAAAAAAATTAAATGAAGTAGTATCAAATAAGAGTGATAGGATAATTACTGGTATAAATGAATTTGACAGAGTTATGGGAGGAGGAATTGTAAAAGATTCAATATCGATAATTACAGCAAGGCCTGGTGCTGGGAAATCAACTTTATTACTTCAGATTTCAAATGAAGTATCTAAGCGTGGACTTAAGGTTATATATGCTTCAGGAGAAGAAAGTGATAGTCAGATAAAAAATAGAGCAGATAGAATACTTGATAAGATAAATGAAAATATATGGGTGCTTCAAGAAACTAGTCTTGACAATGTATTAGATGCAATTGAAGAAATTGATCCCGATTTAGTTATAATTGATAGTATTCAGACATTTACAATGGAGAATGCAATGCCAGCTAGAGCTGGATCACCAACGCAGACTATGGAATGTGCAAATGCTTTACTAAATGTTGCTAAGAATGAAAAAAGACAAAGAGCAGTAATTATTGTAGGGCAAATGACTAAAAATGATGAACTTGCAGGGTTAAGGGCATTGGAGCATCTTGTTGATACTGTTCTTATAATTGAAGACGACAATGATGAAGAACTTAGAGTATTGGTGAGTTCTAAAAATAGATTTGGTGGAATAGAAAATGGATTTTTTCAAATGTGTGAAAGAGGAATAATATCAATAGATAATCCATCGGAATTTTTCATGACCAAACGTGATGAAGGGGAAATTGTTTCTGGAAGTGCACTGACGGTTATAAAAGAAGGGACACGTTCTATAATAACTGAAATAGAAAGTCTTGTTTCGAAAAGTTTTACACCTTATCCAACACGTATTGGTGAAACTCTTGGAAAAGATAAGCTAAATACTTTGATATCTATATTAGAACAAAGAGGTGGAATAAATCTTTTTGATAAAAATGTAATAATAAAAACTACTGGGGGCATAAAAATTCGAGAACAGGGGATAAATTTAGCTGTTATAATGAGTATTGTTTCATCAGTAAAACAACAAGGAATTGAATCCAATATAGCTTTTATTGCAGATGTAGGGTTAACTGGAGAGTTGAAAAAAGTACCATCGTTAGAAAGCAGAATAAAAGAGTTGGCTAGAATGGGATTTAGAAGAGTTTATGTTCCTAAAGATTCATTTATCAAAAAGCCTAATATTGAAGGTATTGATATCGTTCAGCTTAAAACATTAGCAAATGTTATAAATCATGTATATGCGTAA
- a CDS encoding ATP-dependent Clp protease ATP-binding subunit, whose product MEYSKLTERAQVVILEAEGESEKFKHGYVGTEHILLGILKENGYSATLLKKHGIYLENIREMLQRYLGYGDITKTGDDILLTPRTKRLLDESFSEAKKLDHRFVGPEHILLALVAQEEGMAYTILKSLKLNFDNIKEELTQFLSGGNYEDKALDNESEHNTKKEKTPMLDKYGRDLTQLAQEGTLDPVIGRDIENQRVLEILCRRIKNNPCLIGEPGVGKTAVIEGLAQRIIDGNVPEILKNKRVISLDLTSMIAGAKYRGEFEERLKKTMDEIRKDKSVIIFIDEIHTIIGAGGAEGAIDASNILKPALARGEIQCIGATTIDEYRKYIEKDSALERRFQPVTVEEPSKEDTLEILKGLRDKYEAHHRVKITDEALVAAVNLSDRYITDRFMPDKAIDLIDEGAAKVRIESLTEPPELKEIEERIALIDKEKEDAIMIQDFEKAANLRDNEKELKTELENKKKEWNAQSSSKLLIVDKEKIANVVSVWTNIPIEKLTESESEKLLHLEDILHKRVIGQNEAVKSIARAVRRARVGIKDPNRPIGSFIFLGPTGVGKTELSKALAEAMFGDENSIIRVDMSEYMESHSVAKLIGAPPGYIGHEDGGQLTEAVRRKPYSIVLLDEIEKAHQDIFNILLQIMEDGRLTDGKGKVVNFKNTIIIMTSNVGAHQIKKQKTIGFNSAQNEESDYEKMKENILGELKKQFKPEFLNRIDDTIVFHKLNDQDLDKIMDLMLKSIKDRLEHREIYLNFEDNSKEFLLNKGIDLENGARPLRRILIKEVEDRLSEEILQGNIQIGDKVKVSNLDDKLIFSKLI is encoded by the coding sequence ATGGAATATAGCAAATTAACAGAAAGAGCTCAAGTAGTTATTTTAGAAGCAGAAGGAGAATCAGAAAAGTTTAAACATGGTTATGTGGGAACTGAGCATATACTACTTGGCATATTAAAGGAAAATGGTTACTCGGCAACACTTCTTAAAAAGCATGGAATATATCTAGAGAATATAAGAGAAATGTTGCAAAGATACTTGGGCTATGGTGATATTACTAAAACTGGTGATGATATTCTATTAACTCCTAGAACTAAAAGACTATTAGATGAAAGTTTTTCTGAAGCTAAAAAATTAGATCATAGATTTGTTGGACCAGAACACATATTGCTTGCATTAGTGGCTCAAGAAGAGGGAATGGCTTATACTATATTGAAGAGTTTAAAATTAAACTTTGATAATATTAAAGAAGAATTAACTCAGTTTTTATCTGGTGGAAACTATGAAGATAAAGCCCTTGATAATGAAAGCGAACATAACACTAAAAAAGAAAAGACTCCTATGTTAGACAAATATGGAAGAGATTTAACTCAACTAGCACAGGAAGGTACTTTAGATCCTGTTATAGGAAGAGATATAGAAAATCAAAGAGTATTAGAAATATTATGTAGAAGAATAAAAAATAATCCGTGTCTTATAGGTGAGCCAGGTGTAGGTAAAACTGCAGTTATAGAAGGACTTGCTCAGAGAATAATAGATGGTAATGTTCCAGAAATTCTTAAAAATAAAAGAGTTATATCTTTAGATTTAACATCTATGATAGCAGGTGCTAAATATAGAGGAGAGTTTGAAGAGCGTTTAAAGAAAACAATGGATGAAATACGTAAGGATAAAAGCGTTATTATATTTATAGATGAAATACACACAATTATAGGGGCCGGTGGAGCTGAGGGTGCAATTGATGCCTCTAATATATTGAAACCGGCTTTAGCTAGGGGAGAAATTCAATGTATAGGTGCTACAACTATTGATGAATATAGGAAGTATATTGAAAAGGATTCTGCGCTTGAAAGAAGATTTCAACCTGTAACTGTAGAAGAACCATCAAAGGAAGATACTTTAGAGATATTAAAAGGACTAAGAGATAAATACGAAGCTCATCACAGAGTTAAAATAACAGATGAAGCTTTGGTAGCGGCTGTAAACTTATCTGATAGGTATATAACAGACAGATTTATGCCAGATAAAGCTATTGATTTAATAGATGAAGGTGCAGCTAAGGTAAGAATTGAAAGCTTGACTGAACCGCCAGAATTAAAAGAGATAGAAGAAAGAATAGCATTAATAGATAAGGAAAAAGAAGATGCTATAATGATACAAGATTTTGAAAAAGCTGCTAATTTGAGGGATAATGAAAAAGAACTTAAAACTGAATTAGAAAATAAGAAAAAAGAATGGAATGCTCAAAGTTCAAGCAAGCTTTTAATTGTAGATAAAGAGAAGATTGCTAATGTCGTATCTGTATGGACTAATATACCAATAGAGAAACTTACTGAATCTGAAAGTGAAAAATTACTACATTTAGAGGATATTCTTCATAAAAGAGTAATAGGGCAAAATGAAGCTGTAAAATCAATAGCAAGAGCTGTTAGAAGAGCTAGAGTTGGAATTAAGGATCCTAATAGGCCTATTGGAAGCTTTATTTTCCTAGGACCAACAGGAGTTGGAAAAACAGAGCTTTCAAAGGCTCTTGCAGAAGCTATGTTTGGAGATGAAAATAGCATCATAAGAGTTGATATGTCAGAATATATGGAAAGTCATTCAGTTGCTAAACTAATTGGTGCACCTCCAGGTTATATAGGTCATGAAGATGGTGGACAATTAACAGAGGCAGTAAGAAGAAAACCTTATTCAATTGTATTGTTAGATGAAATTGAAAAGGCACATCAAGATATTTTTAATATACTTCTTCAGATAATGGAAGATGGAAGACTTACTGATGGTAAAGGAAAGGTTGTAAACTTTAAGAATACAATAATTATAATGACATCTAATGTTGGAGCACATCAAATTAAGAAACAGAAAACTATAGGATTTAATTCCGCTCAAAATGAGGAGTCAGATTATGAAAAAATGAAAGAAAATATTTTAGGTGAACTTAAGAAACAATTTAAACCTGAATTTCTTAATAGAATAGATGATACTATAGTATTTCATAAACTTAACGATCAAGATTTAGATAAAATTATGGACTTAATGTTAAAGTCTATTAAAGATAGATTAGAACATAGAGAAATATATTTAAATTTTGAAGATAATAGTAAGGAATTTCTTTTAAATAAGGGGATTGATCTTGAGAATGGAGCAAGACCTTTAAGAAGAATTCTAATTAAGGAAGTAGAAGATAGGCTTAGTGAAGAAATTCTTCAAGGAAATATTCAAATTGGAGATAAAGTTAAAGTAAGTAATTTAGACGATAAACTTATTTTTAGCAAATTAATATAA
- the disA gene encoding DNA integrity scanning diadenylate cyclase DisA — MRLEKGTSIKDVLKIICPGTQLREGIENILRAKTGGLIVVGDDEEIMELVDGGFYINSEYTPSYVYELAKMDGAIVITGDLKRIVCANAQLIPDSSIPTYETGTRHRTAHRVAKQTNNIVIAISQRRNIITMYKGDIKYVLRESSVILSKANQAIQTLEKYVAVLERVINNLNLLEFQDLTTLFDVVSAIQRTEMVMRIVEEINMYILELGNEGRLISMQLNELVRHIERDGILLIQDYCAEGFEHNDVYEHIQRLNSSELPDLDAIAKTLGYGGIPLMDTLISPKGYRILSKVPRIPSNVIENLIKEFEDLSSIIEADIDDLDKVEGIGEARATAIKNGLKRIKEQVLLKKEL, encoded by the coding sequence ATGAGATTAGAAAAAGGAACAAGTATTAAAGATGTATTAAAAATAATATGTCCTGGCACTCAGCTAAGAGAAGGAATAGAAAATATATTAAGAGCTAAAACAGGTGGACTTATAGTAGTTGGTGATGACGAAGAGATAATGGAACTTGTAGACGGCGGCTTTTATATTAATTCAGAATATACTCCTTCATATGTCTATGAATTAGCGAAAATGGATGGAGCTATAGTAATAACTGGGGATTTAAAGAGAATTGTTTGCGCAAATGCTCAGTTGATTCCAGACTCATCAATACCAACTTATGAAACAGGAACAAGACATAGAACAGCACATAGAGTAGCAAAACAGACTAATAATATTGTTATTGCAATATCTCAAAGAAGAAATATAATAACTATGTACAAAGGTGATATAAAATATGTACTTAGAGAAAGTAGTGTTATTTTAAGTAAAGCAAATCAAGCTATACAAACACTAGAAAAATACGTAGCTGTTTTAGAACGTGTAATAAATAATTTGAATTTACTTGAATTTCAGGATTTAACCACATTATTTGATGTAGTTAGTGCGATTCAAAGGACTGAGATGGTAATGAGAATTGTTGAAGAAATAAATATGTATATTTTAGAACTTGGAAATGAAGGAAGATTAATTTCTATGCAGCTTAATGAACTTGTTAGGCACATAGAAAGAGATGGTATATTGTTAATACAAGATTATTGTGCTGAAGGATTTGAACACAATGATGTTTATGAACATATTCAAAGACTTAATTCTTCTGAACTTCCTGATTTGGATGCCATAGCAAAAACTTTAGGGTATGGAGGAATACCTCTTATGGATACTTTAATATCGCCTAAAGGATATAGAATTTTAAGTAAAGTTCCAAGGATACCTTCAAATGTTATAGAAAACCTTATTAAGGAATTCGAAGATTTAAGTAGTATAATTGAGGCTGATATAGATGACTTAGATAAAGTAGAAGGTATTGGTGAAGCAAGAGCTACAGCAATAAAAAATGGTTTAAAGCGTATAAAAGAACAGGTTTTATTAAAAAAAGAATTATAA
- the trxB gene encoding thioredoxin-disulfide reductase produces MVKEIKELDLIIIGGGPAGLTAAIYAGRAKLNTLLLENKILGGQVRNSFTIENYPGFKNIQGGKLADLFQEQAAEFGAVIDEFDLIEKIDLSEEEKVIETETFIYKPKAVIIATGAIPRKLPIKGEKNFAGKGIHYCAVCDGAMYEGKNIAVVGGGNAALEEALFLTKFAEKVYLIRRYNYFKGEQSVIDEVFNHPKIEVLLNEDVIEAKGQDFLNSVVLKNTLDGIVSELKVDAVFGYIGTEPKTEEVKKYLNINEQGYIITNEDMETNIKGVYAAGDVREKKYRQITTAVSDGTIALLNAEKYILERKK; encoded by the coding sequence ATGGTTAAAGAAATTAAAGAGTTAGATTTAATAATAATAGGTGGAGGTCCAGCAGGATTAACAGCAGCTATATATGCAGGTAGAGCAAAATTAAATACATTACTTTTGGAAAATAAAATCTTAGGTGGACAGGTTAGAAATAGTTTCACTATTGAAAATTATCCTGGATTTAAGAATATTCAAGGTGGAAAACTTGCTGATTTATTTCAAGAACAAGCTGCTGAATTTGGAGCAGTTATAGATGAATTTGATTTAATTGAAAAAATAGATCTTTCAGAAGAAGAAAAAGTTATTGAGACAGAAACTTTTATATATAAGCCAAAAGCAGTGATAATTGCGACTGGTGCTATACCAAGGAAATTACCGATAAAAGGTGAAAAGAATTTTGCTGGAAAGGGTATTCATTATTGTGCAGTATGTGATGGTGCTATGTATGAAGGGAAAAATATTGCAGTTGTAGGAGGTGGAAATGCAGCACTTGAAGAAGCTTTATTTTTGACAAAGTTTGCTGAAAAAGTATATTTAATTCGTAGATATAACTACTTTAAAGGTGAACAGTCAGTTATAGATGAAGTGTTTAATCATCCTAAGATAGAAGTATTATTAAATGAAGATGTAATAGAAGCTAAAGGACAAGATTTTTTAAATAGTGTTGTATTAAAGAATACTTTAGATGGAATAGTTTCTGAATTAAAAGTAGACGCAGTCTTTGGATATATTGGAACTGAACCTAAAACGGAAGAGGTTAAAAAATATTTAAATATAAATGAGCAGGGTTACATAATAACAAATGAAGATATGGAAACCAATATAAAAGGCGTATATGCAGCTGGAGATGTAAGAGAGAAAAAATATAGACAGATTACAACAGCTGTATCTGATGGAACTATAGCTCTATTAAATGCAGAAAAGTATATATTAGAAAGGAAGAAGTAA
- a CDS encoding PIN/TRAM domain-containing protein, which produces MLKKLTKGVFSAIGLSIGYIIAETLLEIPQIAELSYFSKSVSRISFIIILSIIFGLILYIISPAIYKGISNLIEYIEKSMQKMSITEIIYGTVGAVMALIIMTFIAKPINDIHKFYGPILLVLLNLLAAFIGAEILVKKNEDITSLLVNIKRPINKEKKVKDGSKEVAKEEKGEIPKILDTSVIIDGRIFDICETGFIEGPLIIPNFVLVELRHVSDSADSLKRNRGRRGLDILNKIQKELTIETRIVDDDFPKIPEVDIKLLKLAQKMNGKVITNDYNLNKVAEFQGVPVLNINELSNAIKPVVLPGEEMVVDIVKDGKESSQGVAYLDDGTMIVVEGGRKHIGKTTDVLVTSVLQTAAGRMIFAKPKEN; this is translated from the coding sequence ATGTTAAAGAAGCTAACAAAAGGAGTATTTTCCGCAATAGGATTAAGTATTGGTTATATTATAGCGGAAACTTTACTTGAAATACCACAAATTGCTGAGTTGTCATATTTTTCAAAAAGTGTTTCACGAATCAGCTTTATAATTATTCTTTCTATTATATTTGGACTTATATTATATATTATTTCTCCTGCAATATATAAGGGTATTTCTAACTTGATTGAATACATTGAAAAAAGTATGCAAAAAATGAGTATAACAGAAATAATCTATGGAACTGTAGGTGCTGTTATGGCTCTAATTATTATGACATTTATTGCTAAGCCAATAAATGATATTCATAAATTTTATGGACCTATACTTTTAGTTTTATTAAATTTATTAGCTGCTTTTATTGGAGCTGAAATTTTAGTGAAAAAGAATGAAGATATTACTTCATTACTAGTAAATATAAAAAGGCCAATCAATAAAGAAAAAAAAGTTAAGGATGGATCTAAAGAAGTAGCAAAAGAAGAAAAAGGTGAAATTCCTAAAATCTTAGATACATCTGTAATAATTGATGGAAGAATTTTTGACATTTGTGAAACAGGATTTATTGAGGGGCCATTAATTATACCTAACTTTGTATTAGTAGAATTAAGACACGTATCAGATTCTGCTGATTCACTAAAAAGAAATAGGGGGAGAAGAGGTCTAGATATACTTAATAAGATTCAAAAGGAATTAACAATTGAAACTAGAATAGTAGACGATGATTTCCCTAAAATACCTGAAGTAGACATAAAGCTTTTGAAGCTTGCACAAAAAATGAATGGTAAAGTAATAACTAACGACTATAATTTAAATAAAGTTGCTGAATTTCAAGGCGTTCCAGTATTAAATATTAATGAATTATCGAATGCTATAAAACCAGTAGTTTTACCAGGAGAAGAAATGGTAGTTGATATAGTTAAAGATGGTAAGGAATCAAGTCAGGGTGTAGCATACTTAGATGATGGTACAATGATTGTTGTTGAAGGTGGAAGAAAACACATAGGTAAAACAACAGATGTGCTAGTTACATCTGTTTTACAAACAGCAGCAGGAAGAATGATCTTTGCTAAACCTAAAGAAAATTAA
- a CDS encoding ATP--guanido phosphotransferase codes for MDNWILNCNQNDIVISTKIQLSRNIEKIPFPEKLTVADGRKNVETIYNSIKDSFESDDLELYEIWERDKRLFNEYLDKNLISDTLLKNSDKASFILNRDETMSIMINEEDHIKIQCITSGLNLEEVLQNVVKIDEEIEKNVKYAFDEEFGYLTSRIENVGAAMKVQVLIHLPAITMSEEVENLSKRLNNKGLEIKGLYLEGSDSLGNIYIISNKASLGVTEENIICTMKEEVLKLIADEYKFREILTGKCKYELEDKIYRALAILQHAVLLDFKEALDLISKVRLGVELSLIPINKEKINKLIVNIKDSSIENISGRRLTEKEIKYERANIVRKLLI; via the coding sequence ATGGACAACTGGATTCTTAATTGTAATCAAAATGACATAGTTATAAGCACAAAGATTCAACTTTCAAGAAACATTGAAAAAATACCTTTTCCTGAGAAACTTACTGTTGCTGATGGAAGAAAAAATGTTGAAACAATATATAATTCTATAAAGGATTCATTTGAAAGTGATGATTTAGAGTTATATGAAATCTGGGAAAGAGATAAAAGACTTTTTAATGAATATTTAGATAAGAATTTAATAAGTGATACTTTATTAAAAAATTCGGATAAGGCATCTTTCATTTTAAATAGGGATGAAACTATGAGTATCATGATAAATGAAGAGGATCATATAAAAATACAATGTATTACTTCTGGATTGAATTTGGAAGAGGTTTTACAGAATGTAGTTAAAATTGATGAAGAAATAGAGAAGAATGTAAAGTATGCTTTTGATGAGGAATTTGGATATTTAACTTCACGTATAGAAAATGTTGGAGCTGCAATGAAAGTTCAAGTATTAATTCATTTGCCAGCAATAACTATGAGTGAAGAAGTTGAAAATCTTTCAAAGAGGTTAAACAATAAAGGTCTAGAAATAAAAGGATTATATTTGGAAGGTTCTGATTCATTAGGTAATATATATATAATATCTAATAAAGCTTCTTTGGGTGTTACTGAAGAAAATATTATATGCACAATGAAAGAAGAAGTTTTAAAATTAATTGCGGATGAATACAAGTTTAGAGAGATACTAACAGGAAAATGTAAATACGAACTAGAAGATAAAATATATAGGGCACTTGCTATTTTACAGCATGCAGTACTTCTAGATTTTAAAGAAGCATTAGATTTAATATCTAAAGTAAGATTAGGAGTAGAATTATCACTAATACCGATTAATAAAGAAAAGATTAATAAATTAATTGTAAATATTAAAGATTCATCCATTGAAAATATATCGGGAAGAAGATTGACTGAAAAAGAAATAAAGTATGAGAGAGCTAATATAGTTAGAAAATTATTAATATAA
- a CDS encoding glutaredoxin domain-containing protein yields the protein MIKVYSTSWCPECVQVKKYFDFKGIEYLEINVADKQEDREEVLRVSGQRTVPVIECDGNIIVGFNRALIDKAIKK from the coding sequence ATGATAAAAGTATATTCAACATCTTGGTGTCCTGAATGTGTGCAGGTTAAAAAATATTTTGATTTTAAAGGAATAGAATATTTAGAAATAAATGTTGCAGATAAACAGGAAGATAGAGAGGAAGTATTAAGAGTATCTGGACAGAGAACAGTACCCGTTATTGAATGCGATGGAAACATAATTGTAGGATTTAATAGGGCATTAATAGATAAAGCAATTAAAAAATAA
- a CDS encoding glutaredoxin domain-containing protein codes for MIKVYTTDSCPWCDKVKAYLKSQNLEYTELNVQDDMEAREEMIKKSRQMGVPVLDINDNIIIGFDKPAILKALDK; via the coding sequence ATGATAAAAGTATATACTACAGATTCGTGTCCTTGGTGTGACAAGGTTAAAGCTTATTTAAAATCTCAAAACCTTGAGTATACTGAATTAAATGTCCAAGACGATATGGAAGCAAGAGAAGAGATGATTAAAAAATCTCGTCAAATGGGAGTTCCAGTTTTAGATATTAATGATAATATAATAATAGGATTTGATAAGCCTGCTATTTTAAAAGCTTTAGATAAATAA
- a CDS encoding CtsR family transcriptional regulator: protein MARLSDIIEEFIKEMFNNNSNNNVIFIQRNELADQFRCAPSQINYVLTTRFTYEKGYLIESKRGGGGHIAIKQLEKDCFNNREEVINESIGDTITYHNASALLDHLHESEIINKRECEIMKMAVNDRSLASSENRNKVRADILKGMIMIILS, encoded by the coding sequence ATGGCAAGACTTTCAGATATAATAGAAGAATTCATAAAAGAAATGTTTAATAACAATAGTAATAACAATGTTATTTTTATACAAAGAAATGAATTGGCAGATCAATTTAGATGTGCACCATCACAAATAAATTATGTATTAACTACAAGGTTTACTTATGAAAAAGGATATTTAATTGAAAGTAAACGAGGTGGTGGTGGTCATATTGCAATTAAACAACTTGAAAAAGATTGTTTTAATAATAGAGAAGAAGTAATAAATGAAAGTATTGGTGATACAATAACATATCATAATGCTAGTGCACTATTAGATCATTTGCATGAATCAGAAATTATAAATAAACGAGAATGTGAAATAATGAAGATGGCAGTAAATGATAGGAGCCTTGCGTCATCAGAAAATAGAAATAAAGTAAGAGCCGATATATTAAAAGGCATGATTATGATAATTTTATCTTAA
- a CDS encoding UvrB/UvrC motif-containing protein → MLCEKCKKNEARINLVKIVNGEKQQIWLCEECAKNISNIPFLSSIPEGAGFPFQEVLNGLLTGVENAQNNVKEEKPVCPTCGLTYDDFKKTKKVGCSNCYFVFKKSIKAIIKNTSGEKTHKGRIPKRIQNEFYQRDRLKHLKQQLQILVSDEEYEKAAIIRDEIREMELYIIESNINSEKQDCKEENCNGQLDS, encoded by the coding sequence ATGTTATGCGAAAAATGTAAAAAAAATGAAGCTAGAATAAATTTAGTTAAAATAGTTAATGGTGAAAAACAACAGATATGGTTATGCGAAGAATGTGCTAAAAATATATCTAATATACCATTTTTAAGTTCAATTCCAGAAGGAGCAGGGTTTCCATTTCAAGAAGTTTTAAATGGGTTGTTAACAGGTGTTGAAAATGCACAAAACAACGTAAAAGAAGAAAAACCAGTATGCCCTACTTGTGGATTGACTTATGATGACTTTAAAAAAACAAAAAAAGTTGGATGTTCTAACTGTTATTTTGTATTTAAAAAGTCAATTAAGGCAATAATTAAAAATACTAGTGGTGAAAAAACTCATAAAGGAAGAATTCCGAAGAGAATACAAAATGAATTTTATCAAAGAGATAGATTGAAGCATCTTAAGCAACAACTTCAAATATTAGTTTCAGATGAAGAGTATGAGAAAGCTGCAATTATTAGAGATGAAATAAGAGAAATGGAATTATATATAATAGAGAGTAATATTAATTCTGAAAAACAGGATTGTAAGGAGGAAAATTGTAATGGACAACTGGATTCTTAA
- the ispD gene encoding 2-C-methyl-D-erythritol 4-phosphate cytidylyltransferase: protein MVSAIVLAGGRGKRMGSVQSKQYIDLNGKPILYYTLNHFINNKNIDKVILVIPEDELEFCRNEVLDKYNLKIDSIAFGGKERQDSVYNGLKKADGSDIVLIHDGARPFVSERIIEEGIKYARMYGAAAPGVMPKDTIKVKNQESFSLETPDRNNLVAVQTPQVFDYNIIFGCHKKVKEKHLDVTDDTMVVELFGNDVYLYEGEYTNIKITTPEDLILAQYLVES from the coding sequence ATGGTTAGTGCAATAGTATTAGCTGGAGGAAGAGGTAAGAGAATGGGCTCTGTTCAAAGCAAGCAATACATAGATTTGAATGGAAAGCCCATTCTTTATTACACTCTGAATCATTTTATAAATAATAAGAATATAGATAAAGTTATATTAGTAATTCCTGAAGATGAATTAGAATTTTGTAGGAACGAAGTTTTAGATAAATATAACTTAAAAATAGATTCAATTGCTTTTGGTGGGAAAGAAAGACAAGACTCAGTGTATAATGGTTTGAAGAAAGCTGATGGATCAGATATAGTTCTTATTCATGATGGTGCAAGACCTTTTGTATCTGAAAGAATTATAGAAGAAGGAATTAAATATGCACGTATGTATGGTGCAGCAGCTCCAGGTGTAATGCCTAAGGATACTATAAAAGTAAAAAATCAAGAAAGTTTTTCTTTAGAAACTCCAGATAGAAACAATCTTGTGGCTGTTCAGACACCACAGGTTTTTGATTATAATATTATATTTGGGTGCCATAAAAAAGTTAAAGAAAAACATCTGGATGTTACGGATGATACAATGGTTGTTGAACTTTTTGGAAATGATGTTTATCTATATGAAGGTGAATATACTAATATTAAAATAACAACTCCAGAAGATTTAATATTGGCACAATATTTGGTCGAATCTTAA